In Microtus pennsylvanicus isolate mMicPen1 chromosome 12, mMicPen1.hap1, whole genome shotgun sequence, the following proteins share a genomic window:
- the Pes1 gene encoding pescadillo homolog produces the protein MGGLEKKKYERGSATNYITRNKARKKLQLSLPDFRRLCILKGIYPHEPKHKKKVNKGSTAARTFYLIKDIKFLLHEPIVNKFREYKVFVRKLRKAYGKSEWNAVERLKDNKPNYKLDHIVKERYPTFIDALRDLDDALSMCFLFSTFPRTGKCHVQTIQLCRRLTVEFLHYVIAARALRKVFLSIKGIYYQAEVLGQPIVWIAPYAFSHDHPTDVDYRVMATFTEFYTTLLGFVNFRLYQSLNLHYPPKLESQAQAETKVSEDTYALDSESSMEKLAALSASLARVVVPTTEEAEADEFPIDGEMTAQEEGRRKELEAQEKHKKLFEGLKFFLNREVPREALAFIIRSFGGDVSWDKSLCIGATYDVTDSCITHQIVDRPGQQTPVIGRYYVQPQWVFDCVNARLLLPVAEYFPGVQLPPHLSPFVSEKEGDYIPPEKLKLLALQRGEDPGDLKEEDEDEDDEDDDNEGDGDAGENEEEEDVEADSEKEEEAHLSALEQQRLEGKKPQVVAGTVKLEDKQRLAQEEESEAKRLAIMMMKKREKYLYQKIMFGKRRKIREANKLAEKRKAHDDAVRSEKKAKRTRPV, from the exons ATGGGAGGTCTGGAGAAGAAGAAG tATGAACGAGGCTCTGCCACCAACTATATCACCCGAAATAAAGCCCGGAAGAAGCTGCAGCTGAGCCTGCCTGATTTCAG GCGGCTGTGTATCCTGAAAGGCATTTATCCCCATGAGCCCAAGCATAAGAAGAAAGTAAATAAGGGCTCCACAGCAGCCCGAACATTTTACCTCATCAAAGATATTAAATTCCTCCTCCATGAGCCCATTGTCAACAAGTTCCGAGAATACAAG GTGTTTGTTCGGAAGCTGCGCAAAGCCTATGGAAAGAGCGAATGGAATGCTGTGGAGCGCCTGAAGGACAACAAACCCAACTACAAACTTGACCACATCGTCAAGGAGCG GTACCCCACTTTTATCGATGCTCTGAGGGATCTTGATGATGCCCTGTCAATGTGCTTCCTCTTCTCCACCTTCCCACGGACAGGGAAGTGCCATGTGCAGACCATTCAACTGTGTCGCCGACTCACTGTGGAGTTCCTGCACTATGTCATTGCTGCCCGAGCCCTGCGCAAG gtcTTCCTGTCCATCAAAGGCATTTACTATCAGGCTGAGGTGCTGGGCCAACCCATCGTATGGATTGCACCCTATGCTTTCTCCCATGAT CATCCTACGGACGTGGACTACAGGGTCATGGCCACCTTCACTGAGTTCTACACCACTCTCCTGGGCTTTGTCAACTTCCGCCTCTACCAGTCACTTAACCTTCACTACCCACCCAAG cttgAAAGTCAGGCCCAGGCAGAGACAAAGGTCAGCGAGGACACATATGCTCTGGACTCCGAGAGCTCTATGGAG AAACTAGCAGCCCTCAGTGCCAGCCTGGCCCGAGTGGTGGTGCCTACTACAGAGGAGGCTGAGGCCGATGAGTTTCCTATTGATGGG gagatgacagcacaggaggAAGGTCGCAGGAAAGAGCTGGAGGCAcaggaaaagcacaagaaactcTTCGAAGGCCTAAAGTTCTTCCTGAACCGAGAGGTGCCCCGTGAAGCATTGGCCTTCATCATCAG GAGTTTTGGTGGGGATGTATCCTGGGACAAGTCTTTGTGTATTGGAGCCACCTATGACGTCACAGACTCCTGCATCACCCACCAGATTGTTGATCGGCCTGGGCAGCAAACCCCCGTCATTGGCAG GTACTACGTACAGCCCCAATGGGTGTTTGACTGTGTGAATGCCCGGCTCCTCCTCCCTGTGGCAGAGTACTTCCCTGGGGTGCAGCTGCCACCACACCTTTCACCCTTCGTATCTGAAAAGGAAGGAGATTACATTCCCCCTGAGAAGCTGAAGCTGCTGGCTCTGCAGCGGGGAGAGGACCCAG GAGACTtgaaagaggaagatgaggatgaGGACGATGAAGATGATGACAATGAAGGTGATGGTGATGCGGgggaaaatgaggaggaggaagatgtggAAGCTGattcagagaaggaggaggaggcgcACCTGTCAGCCTTGGAGCAGCAGCGTCTGGAAGGGAAG AAGCCCCAGGTGGTGGCCGGTACCGTGAAACTGGAAGACAAGCAGCGACTGGCCCAGGAGGAGGAAAGTGAGGCCAAGCGCCTGGCCATCATGATGATGAAAAAGCGGGAGAAGTACCTCTACCAAAAGATCATGTTTGGCAAACGGCGCAAAATCCGAGAG GCCAACAAGCTGGCGGAGAAAAGGAAAGCCCATGATGACGCTGTGAGGTCTGAGAAAAAGGCCAAGAGGACAAGGCCTGTGTGA